In one Deinococcus sp. QL22 genomic region, the following are encoded:
- a CDS encoding FTR1 family protein yields the protein MKGWVIGVALLGSAHATDLATPAETVRARLADAGLEVSFDRVEAARLVGEALQSFATIAVPLRLADAAATRKVEAALNAAAQAATAGNEPALAQARAGAWTALLRAANTALDANVKAGNADAAREWLAVREFRVVSPLTRLTADATDALEALAAGQIHPEAALNAVRADVLDGYQARFNDALRDLVASQERGFRTLAAEQQALAQGYFQLLRPAYAAQRSEAQALALTAELAALPASLSRVQAALEGFRAAPLSDREVRARASQVTRFLALVPVEYGRGVKLDGRQAVVAQEVEVNEARTFLAGSTAALADIAPLLSDQTTARRLSAGFASLTAALTPQTMKAAVLPPADLSRRVDALLADTRAALPADWQKQEAGADLDVVRTQLDAVVAAAAAGDWQSAETARLDAYALLESGTEARIAVFNPDLKTQLEGLLWNAQKPAGLAALIRAKASESEFKTTRAALQGVLADVARILGTEVAPAAVATNAGIIVFREGLEAVLILAALMGSLRRAEVIHLRRPMWVGAAAAFVATAATWFVMQQALSLLGRYGEKLEAVVSLIAIGVLLLIMNWFFHQVYWTDRMAGFQKHKHELTHGGGRAMQAQWWGLAVLGFTSIYREGFETVLFLQSLVLQAGAGAVLGGTALGLAAVIGVGVLVFRLQAKLPMKKLLVWTGLLICAVLGVMVGNTVHTLQLVGWLPVHPLPFELPGAAGLWLGLHATWEGVVLQVAAMLAVVGSFYAAEALKERELRAKRGEGASLPGSALP from the coding sequence GCCGCCACCCGCAAGGTAGAAGCCGCGCTGAACGCCGCCGCACAGGCCGCCACCGCCGGAAATGAACCCGCGTTGGCACAGGCCCGCGCCGGGGCATGGACGGCCCTCCTGCGCGCCGCCAACACTGCGCTAGACGCGAATGTGAAGGCTGGAAACGCCGACGCTGCCCGCGAGTGGCTGGCGGTGCGTGAGTTCCGGGTGGTCAGCCCCCTGACCCGCCTCACTGCCGACGCGACGGACGCCCTAGAAGCCTTGGCCGCCGGACAGATCCACCCGGAGGCAGCACTGAATGCGGTACGGGCTGATGTGCTGGACGGCTATCAGGCCCGCTTCAACGACGCCTTGCGCGACCTGGTAGCCTCACAGGAAAGGGGATTTCGCACGCTGGCTGCCGAACAGCAGGCTTTGGCACAGGGCTATTTCCAGCTGTTGCGCCCCGCCTACGCCGCGCAACGGTCTGAGGCCCAAGCTCTGGCTCTCACCGCTGAACTGGCGGCCTTGCCTGCCTCGCTGAGCCGTGTTCAGGCCGCTCTGGAAGGCTTCCGCGCCGCGCCCCTCAGTGACCGAGAGGTGCGGGCGCGGGCGTCTCAGGTCACGCGCTTTCTGGCTCTGGTTCCGGTGGAATATGGGCGCGGCGTGAAGCTGGACGGGAGGCAGGCTGTGGTGGCGCAGGAAGTGGAAGTCAACGAGGCCCGCACCTTTCTGGCCGGGTCTACCGCTGCGTTGGCCGATATAGCGCCGCTGCTGTCCGACCAAACTACCGCCCGCCGCCTGAGTGCCGGATTCGCGTCTCTGACCGCTGCCCTGACGCCGCAGACCATGAAGGCCGCTGTGTTGCCGCCCGCCGACCTGAGCCGCCGCGTAGACGCCCTGCTGGCCGACACCCGCGCCGCCCTGCCCGCCGACTGGCAAAAGCAGGAGGCGGGAGCCGATCTGGACGTGGTGCGGACCCAGTTGGATGCCGTGGTGGCCGCTGCCGCTGCCGGAGATTGGCAGAGTGCCGAAACGGCCCGGCTGGACGCCTACGCCCTGCTGGAAAGCGGCACCGAAGCCCGAATCGCCGTGTTCAACCCTGATCTGAAAACCCAGTTGGAAGGCCTGCTGTGGAATGCCCAGAAGCCTGCGGGGCTGGCCGCCCTGATCCGGGCCAAAGCCTCAGAGAGCGAATTTAAGACCACGCGTGCCGCACTGCAAGGCGTGCTGGCCGATGTGGCCCGCATTCTGGGCACCGAAGTCGCCCCCGCCGCAGTCGCCACCAACGCCGGAATCATCGTGTTCCGCGAAGGGTTGGAAGCTGTGCTGATCCTGGCCGCCCTGATGGGATCGCTGCGCCGCGCCGAGGTAATTCATCTGCGCCGCCCGATGTGGGTGGGCGCGGCAGCGGCGTTTGTGGCCACCGCCGCGACCTGGTTCGTGATGCAGCAAGCCCTCAGCCTGTTGGGCCGCTACGGCGAAAAACTGGAAGCCGTGGTTAGCCTGATTGCCATCGGCGTGTTGCTGCTGATCATGAACTGGTTTTTTCATCAGGTGTACTGGACAGACCGGATGGCCGGTTTCCAGAAGCACAAGCATGAGCTGACGCATGGCGGCGGGCGGGCCATGCAGGCGCAGTGGTGGGGTCTGGCCGTGCTGGGCTTTACCAGCATTTACCGCGAAGGCTTTGAAACGGTGCTATTTTTGCAGTCGCTGGTGCTTCAGGCAGGCGCGGGGGCCGTGCTGGGCGGCACGGCGCTGGGGTTGGCTGCGGTCATCGGCGTGGGCGTCTTGGTGTTCCGGTTGCAGGCCAAACTGCCCATGAAAAAGCTGCTGGTGTGGACGGGCCTGCTGATCTGCGCCGTGCTGGGCGTGATGGTAGGCAACACCGTGCATACGCTGCAACTGGTGGGCTGGCTGCCCGTGCATCCGCTCCCCTTCGAGTTGCCGGGTGCGGCGGGTCTGTGGCTCGGTCTGCACGCCACCTGGGAAGGCGTGGTGCTGCAAGTGGCCGCAATGCTGGCCGTGGTGGGCAGCTTCTACGCCGCCGAAGCCCTCAAGGAACGCGAGCTGCGGGCCAAGCGGGGCGAGGGCGCGAGTCTGCCGGGATCGGCACTGCCCTGA
- a CDS encoding thioredoxin fold domain-containing protein, whose protein sequence is MTELATENRPFVMLTQNDCPQCERLKLMLDKPLRGQFGPQIRAIHRQEQAEEFSALVEQYGIQTTPALLHLPSGRVLLNTGGLGEVKAFLTQG, encoded by the coding sequence ATGACTGAACTTGCCACAGAAAACCGCCCGTTTGTCATGCTGACCCAGAACGATTGCCCCCAGTGCGAGCGCCTGAAGCTGATGCTGGACAAACCCCTGCGCGGGCAATTTGGCCCCCAGATTCGGGCCATTCACCGACAGGAGCAGGCCGAGGAGTTCAGTGCCCTGGTAGAGCAGTACGGCATTCAGACTACGCCTGCGCTGCTGCATCTGCCCAGTGGCCGGGTGCTGCTGAATACAGGCGGGTTGGGCGAGGTCAAAGCGTTTCTAACGCAGGGCTGA
- a CDS encoding ribonucleotide-diphosphate reductase subunit beta: MPTTTHRTPFSATNWSEPEDSFSTTFYEKYTSQLWFPEEIPLSNDALVWKALGDEERWTYMHASAGLNALDTLQGEVGMPTLRHLTDGHIRKAVLQFQGMMEDIHARSYSLMNKTFLTSNEERGIFEWVRTQPHLQFKIGFVQDVFNDPDVSNLGLWKKMVVSCMLETALFYSGFFYPLYLAGQGRMVAAGEIFNLIILDEAVHGVYVAMLAQEKFEAMDEAEQAYARAWYSHTLHTLYRNEIAYSEVLYAGVGLVADVKRFIRFNFNVLADNLNLERPFDDEEINPIVRNGIRTNGTTHDFFSAKGNSYSKISIEPLAEADVEALWSGGFPVMAGVAND, from the coding sequence ATGCCCACCACCACGCACCGCACACCGTTTAGCGCCACCAACTGGAGCGAGCCGGAAGACAGCTTTTCCACCACGTTTTACGAAAAATACACCTCTCAGTTGTGGTTCCCCGAAGAAATTCCACTCAGCAACGACGCGCTGGTGTGGAAGGCTTTGGGCGACGAGGAACGCTGGACGTATATGCACGCTTCGGCAGGGTTGAATGCGCTCGACACCTTGCAGGGCGAGGTCGGGATGCCCACACTCAGGCACCTGACTGACGGTCATATTCGAAAAGCGGTGTTGCAATTTCAGGGCATGATGGAAGATATACACGCCCGGTCATATAGTTTGATGAACAAGACGTTCCTGACCAGCAACGAGGAACGCGGCATTTTCGAGTGGGTTCGCACCCAGCCACACCTGCAATTCAAAATCGGCTTCGTGCAGGACGTGTTCAACGATCCAGATGTATCCAATCTGGGCCTCTGGAAAAAGATGGTTGTGTCGTGCATGTTGGAAACGGCGCTGTTTTATTCCGGGTTCTTCTATCCGCTGTACTTGGCCGGGCAGGGCCGCATGGTGGCTGCAGGCGAGATTTTTAACCTGATTATTCTGGATGAGGCGGTACACGGCGTGTACGTGGCGATGCTGGCACAGGAAAAATTCGAGGCGATGGACGAGGCCGAGCAAGCGTATGCCCGCGCCTGGTACAGCCACACGCTGCACACGCTGTACCGCAACGAGATCGCCTACAGCGAGGTCTTGTACGCGGGCGTGGGCTTAGTCGCCGATGTCAAGCGGTTTATTCGCTTTAACTTCAACGTGCTGGCCGACAACCTGAACCTGGAGCGGCCCTTCGACGATGAAGAAATTAATCCCATTGTTCGGAACGGAATTCGCACCAACGGCACCACGCACGACTTTTTTAGCGCCAAGGGCAACAGCTACAGCAAAATCAGCATAGAGCCGCTGGCCGAAGCCGACGTGGAAGCCCTCTGGTCGGGCGGATTCCCGGTGATGGCGGGGGTCGCCAATGACTGA